The sequence below is a genomic window from Desulfocurvibacter africanus subsp. africanus DSM 2603.
GTCGCCCACGGAAATGGCAAACGTCTTTTCGAGCCAGGTGATCAACTCGAATACGCCCACGGAGTCGAGGATACCCTCCTCCATGAGCGATGCATCCGGGTCAAGGACACGACCACGGTCGAAGATGAAATTCTCGACCAGCTGGGTCGTGATGAGGGCCTTGACGTCGCTTACAGTCATCGCGCGCTCCTTGCAGGTGTAGTTCAG
It includes:
- a CDS encoding acyl carrier protein encodes the protein MTVSDVKALITTQLVENFIFDRGRVLDPDASLMEEGILDSVGVFELITWLEKTFAISVGDQDLTPENLDSVNRLTGFVTTKHEKAAA